Proteins from a single region of Loktanella sp. M215:
- a CDS encoding SIR2 family NAD-dependent protein deacylase, whose amino-acid sequence MPITIKSLVSELTPSNTVLVFGAGASLPSGAPSVWNLCEHLAPIIGEDPGTYNFAELCSLFEYKKNRKELVAQVRSKFKGLRPTGGLQNVAEYDWVSIFTTNYDDLVEKAFLKRSKDIRVFSSNFDFGEPTPPTSTSIFKIHGTIGHDTSDGHRSKMILTEEDNDTVEDYREALYDRFKNDLNSHDAVIIGQSLADPDLDTLVKRALKLRQKSYSSGRIFLLVYTEDQNRAMLLERKGLQVVFGGIDDFFFELAKQSHQVVPVSETSDDPLIQSTILRSITVDIEHQANQIPPDFPKMFGGGAPTYSDIRAGFTFPRTNKERVSDKLQNDVQYSVVLGASGVGKTSLARQIAFDLVGKRLFGVGAQSRP is encoded by the coding sequence ATGCCAATTACTATTAAATCCCTCGTCTCTGAGCTGACTCCAAGCAACACGGTTTTAGTTTTTGGTGCGGGAGCATCTCTTCCGTCAGGGGCTCCAAGCGTCTGGAACCTATGCGAACATTTGGCTCCTATAATTGGAGAGGATCCTGGAACCTATAACTTTGCTGAACTCTGTTCCCTTTTTGAATACAAAAAAAACCGTAAGGAGCTTGTTGCACAGGTAAGGTCGAAGTTTAAGGGACTGCGGCCAACTGGGGGCTTACAAAATGTAGCAGAATACGATTGGGTTTCGATTTTTACAACAAATTACGATGATCTTGTTGAAAAGGCGTTCTTAAAAAGAAGTAAAGACATCCGAGTTTTTTCTTCCAATTTTGATTTTGGTGAGCCTACGCCTCCTACGTCAACATCAATATTCAAAATTCATGGGACGATTGGACACGATACTTCGGATGGCCATCGATCTAAAATGATTCTGACTGAGGAAGACAATGATACTGTGGAGGACTATCGCGAAGCCCTCTACGACAGATTTAAAAATGATTTAAACTCGCATGACGCAGTTATTATAGGGCAGTCCCTAGCTGATCCAGATTTGGATACATTAGTAAAGCGAGCCTTGAAGCTCCGGCAGAAATCCTATTCATCAGGAAGAATATTTCTTCTTGTATATACGGAAGACCAAAATCGAGCGATGCTTTTAGAAAGAAAGGGGCTACAGGTCGTATTTGGTGGAATAGATGATTTCTTTTTTGAGCTTGCAAAGCAGTCTCATCAGGTTGTTCCCGTTTCCGAAACCTCAGATGACCCACTTATTCAAAGTACGATATTAAGATCTATTACCGTTGATATTGAACATCAAGCAAATCAGATACCTCCTGACTTTCCGAAAATGTTTGGAGGCGGCGCACCAACCTATTCAGATATTAGAGCCGGATTCACCTTTCCCAGGACAAATAAAGAGCGGGTTTCTGATAAACTACAAAACGACGTTCAGTACTCAGTAGTATTGGGCGCGAGTGGTGTTGGGAAAACATCTCTAGCACGTCAAATTGCATTTGACTTAGTTGGAAAAAGGCTATTTGGGGTGGGAGCACAATCCAGACCGTGA
- the mobQ gene encoding MobQ family relaxase has product MAIYHFDASVISRSKGRSATAASAYRAAERVRDLRTGEVHDYTRKDGVLHTEILAPEHAPDWARDRSSLWNAVEAVERRKDAQVSREVRVALPSELTPEQNRDLVRGFVQAQFVARGMVADIALHAPGREGDQRNHHAHIMLTTREIGPEGFGAKNRDWNAKELLVDWRSSWADHVNHTLERCNVHERVDHRTLEAQREEALERAYAAERNGDERVHVAEMARAVALDRPPLPDVGARGWSMMRRGIATPASDRWQEVREIGLQVREVAREFQTQAREWLERALDRVQERAAALGLTRAPETALERLQAARASRGAEERPQNALERLQAAREGRGEDRSVEIARNVESAGQDLTEQDRERAKVLERERMLERERGIEREGRGV; this is encoded by the coding sequence ATGGCGATTTATCATTTTGATGCCTCTGTGATCTCCCGCAGCAAGGGGCGGTCCGCGACCGCCGCGAGCGCCTACCGCGCCGCCGAGCGTGTGCGCGATCTGCGCACCGGCGAGGTGCACGACTACACCCGCAAGGATGGCGTCCTGCACACCGAGATCCTTGCCCCGGAGCACGCGCCCGACTGGGCGCGTGACCGGTCGTCTCTCTGGAACGCCGTCGAGGCTGTCGAGCGGCGCAAGGATGCGCAGGTCAGCCGCGAGGTGCGCGTGGCCCTGCCCTCCGAGCTGACGCCGGAACAGAACCGCGATCTCGTGCGCGGGTTCGTTCAGGCGCAGTTCGTCGCCCGCGGTATGGTCGCTGACATCGCCCTCCACGCCCCGGGGCGTGAAGGCGACCAGCGGAACCACCACGCGCATATCATGCTGACCACCCGCGAGATTGGCCCCGAGGGGTTCGGGGCCAAGAACCGCGACTGGAACGCCAAGGAGCTGCTGGTGGACTGGCGGTCGTCCTGGGCCGATCACGTCAACCACACCCTTGAGCGCTGCAACGTCCACGAGCGGGTGGATCACCGCACGCTGGAGGCGCAGCGCGAGGAGGCGCTTGAGCGGGCCTATGCGGCCGAGCGCAACGGCGACGAGCGGGTCCACGTCGCGGAGATGGCGCGGGCCGTGGCGCTGGACCGCCCGCCCCTGCCCGACGTCGGCGCCCGGGGCTGGAGCATGATGCGGCGCGGCATCGCCACACCGGCCTCCGATCGCTGGCAGGAGGTGCGCGAGATCGGCCTTCAGGTGCGCGAGGTCGCGCGGGAGTTCCAGACGCAGGCCCGCGAATGGCTGGAGCGGGCGCTGGACCGGGTGCAGGAGCGCGCGGCAGCGCTTGGCCTCACCCGCGCCCCGGAGACGGCGCTGGAGCGGCTGCAAGCCGCCCGTGCATCGCGAGGGGCCGAGGAGAGGCCGCAGAACGCCCTTGAGCGGCTACAGGCGGCGCGGGAGGGGCGAGGCGAGGACCGGAGCGTTGAGATCGCGCGCAATGTCGAGAGCGCCGGCCAAGACCTGACGGAGCAGGATCGGGAGAGAGCAAAGGTGTTGGAGCGCGAACGCATGCTGGAACGGGAGCGGGGTATCGAGCGCGAAGGGCGGGGGGTATAG